The segment ACCCCTCGCACCGGAAGACGGCGATCGGCACCCCCCACGCCCGCTGCCGGGAGATGCACCAGTCCGGCCGCCCGGCGATCATCCCCTCGATCCGCTCCTGCCCCCACGCGGGGATCCACCGCACCTTCCGGATCTCGGAGAGCGTCTTCTCCCGAAGCCCCGTCCGGTCCATCGAGATGAACCACTGCTTCGTCGCCCGGAAGATGACCGGCTGCTTGCACCGCCAGCAGTGCGGGTACGAGTGGGTGACCTCCCCCCGCTTCATCAGCGCTCCGGTCTCGGCGAGCTTCTCGTTCACCTTCGGGTTCGCCTCGAACACCTGCATCCCGGCGAAGAACGGGACGTCCTTCGTGAACCGCCCGTCGTCCCCGAGCGGCGCCAGGATCGGGAGCCCGTACTTCAGGCCGGTCTCGTAATCCTCCCGCCCGTGCCCCGGGGCGGTGTGGACGCACCCGGTGCCCGCCTCGAGCGTGACGTAGTCCGCCAGGACGATCAGCGAATCGCGCTCCGCGAACGGGTGACGGCACCGCATCCGCTCGAGGTGCCGCGAGCCGAACACGGCGAGCTTCTTCGGGTCGGCAAGGCCCGTTTCGGAGGCGAACCTCTCCGAAAGGCCGTCCGCGACGACGTACACTTCACCGCCCGATTCGAGCGCCGCGTATTCGAAGTCGGGGTGGAGCGCCACCCCGAGGTTGGCCGGGATCGTCCAGGGGGTGGTCGTCCAGATGACGAAGGAGACCTTCTTCCCCGCGAGCAGGGGGTGGATCCGCTCCGGCGGTTCGGCGAACGGGAACTTCACGTGGATCGAATGGGAGGTGTGGTCGGCGTACTCGACCTCCGCCTCGGCCAGCGCCGTGCGGCACGTCACGCACCAGTACACCGGCTTGGTCCCCTTGTAGACCGCACCGGTCTCGACGAACCGGCCCAGCTCCCGCAGGATCCGCGCCTCGTAGTCGAACGTCATCGTCCGGTACGGGTTCTCCCAGTCCCCCAGAACCCCCAGGCGCTTGAACTCCTCCCGCTGGATGTCGATGAACTTCGCCGCGTATTCCCGGCAGAGGCGACGCTTGGCCGCCGTCGGGATCGACTCCTTCTTCGCCCCGAGCGTCTTGTCGACCTGATGCTCGATCGGCAGGCCGTGGCAGTCCCACCCCGGGATGTACACGGAGAGCGACCCGGCCATGGTCCGGTACTTGACGATGATGTCCTTCAGGATCTTGTTCAGCGCGTGCCCGATGTGGATGTGCCCGTTGGCGTACGGGGGGCCGTCGTGGAGGACGAACGTCGGCCGGCCGGCCCGGTGCTCCACCATCCTGCGGTACAATCCGGCGGCCTCCCAGCGCGCGAGCGTCTCCGGCTCCCGCTGCGCGAGGTTCGCGCGCATCGGAAAGCCGGTCCGCGGCAGGTTCAGCGTGTCCTTGTAATCCATCTTCCCTTCTCTTTCCGTGGAGTTGGAAAACGTTTATATACCACGAGGCCCGGCGAGCCCGCAAATCTCACGGAATTGCGGGCTTAGCGGAACAGGTTGCGGAAGAGCTCCCCGATGCCGCGGAACCCCCTGCGGAACGTGTCCACCACCGGGTGGACCGGGTGCAGGGGGCACGTCTCCTTCGGCGCCGTGCCGGCGAGGTACGCCTCCCGGACCTCCTCCGGGCAGCCGGTGGTGGAGAGGTACCCGGTCTCCGGGTCGATCAGCGCGGTCTCGATCCCCTCCGGGGAACTTTGCGCCAGGGGGCCGGATTTCGGGTAAAGCCCGCGCATGAACCGGGCCCAGATGCGGAGCGCGCCCTGCGCGCCGGTCAGCCCCGTGTCGGCCCCGGAGTCGTACCCGACCCACACCGCGCAGACCGCGTCCGGCGTGTACCCCACGAACCAGGAGTCCCGGTTGGTGTCCGTGGTGCCGGTCTTCCCGGACGCGGGGAAATACACCCCCATCGCGGCGGCCGATTTCGCCGTGCCGCGCGAAAGCACCCCCTCCATCGCGTACCCGGCGAGGTACGCCGCCCGCGGATCGATCGTCCGCTCCCAGCGGACCTTCCCCGCCGCCAGGATCTCGCCGTCGGCCGTGGTCACGGAGTAGAGGGGGTACGGCTCGAACCGGATCCCGCCCGAGGCGATGGTCGCGTACGCGTAGGCGAGCTCCACCGGGGTGACCTCGAAGCTCCCCAGCGGCATCGACGGGACGGGGGAGAGCGGGCTCGCGATCCCGGCGGCGCGGGCGGTCTTCAGCACCTCGGGAAGTCCGACGTCCATCGCCAGCCGCACGGTCGCGGTGTTCACCGAATCCTCGATGGCCCGGCGGACCGTGATCCGGCCGTACGCCTTCCCCTCGAAGTTCGAAGGGGTCCACATCCCCTCCGGCGTCGGGATCGACACCGGTTCCCCGGACACGACCGTCGAGAGCGACGT is part of the Deltaproteobacteria bacterium genome and harbors:
- the ileS gene encoding isoleucine--tRNA ligase, giving the protein MDYKDTLNLPRTGFPMRANLAQREPETLARWEAAGLYRRMVEHRAGRPTFVLHDGPPYANGHIHIGHALNKILKDIIVKYRTMAGSLSVYIPGWDCHGLPIEHQVDKTLGAKKESIPTAAKRRLCREYAAKFIDIQREEFKRLGVLGDWENPYRTMTFDYEARILRELGRFVETGAVYKGTKPVYWCVTCRTALAEAEVEYADHTSHSIHVKFPFAEPPERIHPLLAGKKVSFVIWTTTPWTIPANLGVALHPDFEYAALESGGEVYVVADGLSERFASETGLADPKKLAVFGSRHLERMRCRHPFAERDSLIVLADYVTLEAGTGCVHTAPGHGREDYETGLKYGLPILAPLGDDGRFTKDVPFFAGMQVFEANPKVNEKLAETGALMKRGEVTHSYPHCWRCKQPVIFRATKQWFISMDRTGLREKTLSEIRKVRWIPAWGQERIEGMIAGRPDWCISRQRAWGVPIAVFRCEGCGEHLLDRALIDRVADFFEVEGADAWFDRDAAELLPPGTKCPSCGGASFAKESDILDVWFDSGVSYAAVCEGRKDLGVPVDLYLEGSDQHRGWFHSSILAAVGTRGVAPYRGVLTHGFVVDGKGEAMSKSRGNVIAPGEVIKKYGAEVLRLWVGALDYRGDNPLSPEILERIAESYRKIRNTIRYLLANVDDFSPERDAVPVERMEEMDRYAMAVFDRLVRKVRKGYEEYEFYMVYHAVNNFCAVELSAFYLNVLKDRMYCSPAGAPARRSAQTAMFEMAKGLLSLIAPVLSFTADEAWAFLPGWTGKPDTVFLADLPGPREIPGAGELIPRWERILALRSEIAQPLEAARKEKRIGSDQDALVTVSPGPFADLLATHAREVRDVAIVSGLQVGDASGPGTYESAAWPGLKVSVAKAPWGKCERCWNHTPEVGANAAAPDLCARCAAALGK